One genomic region from Thermoleptolyngbya sichuanensis A183 encodes:
- a CDS encoding TIGR03960 family B12-binding radical SAM protein gives MAIALEQLLTPDIARPARYLGNELGAVHKPWSNADIRWVLTYPEVYEVGASNLGHIILYSILNAQPRQLCDRAYLPSPDLAAKLKESHTPLFAVESRRSLTDFDILGFSLSYELGATNILEMLNLAQIPLTWQERQQSGVWNVEQGSFPLIFAGGQTATSNPEPYADFFDFIALGDGEELLPEIGLVLQEGKAQALSREELLLDLAQVPGVYVPQFYEMAADGAVRPLRPDVPERVLRRVAAPMPAYSIGLVPYVETVHDRLVVEIRRGCTRGCRFCQPGMLTRPARDVAPEQVIETIEQGMRATGYNEFSLLSLSCSDYLALPAVGLEIKNRLKDENISLSLPSQRVDRFDENIANIIGGTRKGGLTFAPEAGTQRLRDIINKGLTNEELLRGVKTAYEQGWDRVKLYFMIGLPGETDADVLGIAETMRWLQRECRLKGRKPLGFNVTISNFTPKPHTPFQWHSVSTAEFERKQRLLQQEFRTIRGVKANFTDVRISAMEDFVGRGDRRLGAVVRRAWELGAREDSWWESLERAFGAWTEAIAEAGLTWKYRQVESGEWNLFDSAADASELPAPDYSAPLPWDHIDTGISKTWLQEDLRRALEASTIPDCSFDGCSHCGVCGADFGHNVVVPPPPIPQFQHHFTPETHRAQRLRVRYGKLGSMALIGHLDLLRLFDRAIRRAALPIAYTGGFHPSPRIMVASALPLGSTSTGEVVDFDLTRILEPAEFLEKLSAQLPPDVPLYGVEAIAPDGPTATQQLDQAEYTLAIALSADAPPMLLPQQPAQWLQEILTARELWYDQTTKSGKVQQINLRDRLSELDLLPPERYPASIAAVLKEADPNQAFAVRYVGSCRNDGTLLRPEHLLHLLEQASQQPMQILHSHRDRLMF, from the coding sequence GTGGCGATCGCCCTTGAGCAGTTGCTCACCCCCGACATTGCCCGTCCTGCTCGATACCTGGGCAATGAGCTAGGGGCTGTTCACAAGCCCTGGTCGAATGCAGACATCCGCTGGGTGTTGACCTATCCCGAAGTATACGAGGTCGGCGCATCCAACCTGGGCCACATTATTCTCTACAGCATTCTCAACGCGCAGCCTCGACAACTGTGCGATCGCGCCTATTTGCCCAGCCCAGACCTGGCCGCCAAGCTCAAGGAATCCCATACGCCCCTATTTGCTGTCGAGTCTCGCCGTTCCCTGACCGACTTCGACATCCTTGGCTTCAGCCTCAGCTACGAACTGGGCGCAACCAACATCCTGGAAATGCTGAACCTGGCCCAGATTCCGCTCACCTGGCAAGAGCGGCAGCAGTCTGGGGTCTGGAACGTCGAACAGGGAAGCTTTCCGCTGATTTTTGCGGGCGGACAGACTGCCACTTCCAACCCCGAACCCTACGCCGACTTTTTCGACTTCATTGCCCTGGGCGATGGCGAAGAACTGCTGCCCGAAATTGGGCTGGTGCTGCAAGAAGGCAAGGCGCAGGCACTCAGCCGGGAGGAACTGCTGCTGGATCTGGCTCAGGTTCCCGGTGTCTATGTGCCGCAGTTTTACGAAATGGCTGCGGATGGGGCCGTGCGTCCTCTGCGGCCAGACGTGCCAGAACGAGTGCTGCGCCGCGTCGCTGCCCCCATGCCCGCCTATTCCATTGGGCTAGTGCCCTACGTGGAAACGGTTCACGATCGCCTAGTGGTAGAAATTCGCCGGGGCTGCACGCGGGGCTGTCGCTTTTGCCAGCCGGGAATGCTGACTCGCCCAGCGCGAGATGTCGCCCCAGAGCAGGTGATTGAAACCATCGAGCAGGGAATGCGGGCAACGGGCTACAACGAATTTTCGCTGCTGTCGCTCAGTTGCTCCGACTACCTGGCGCTGCCCGCAGTGGGGCTGGAAATCAAAAATCGCCTGAAGGATGAAAATATTTCCCTCAGCCTGCCCAGCCAGCGGGTTGACCGGTTTGATGAAAATATTGCCAATATTATCGGCGGTACGCGCAAGGGCGGGCTGACCTTTGCGCCAGAGGCGGGGACGCAGCGGCTGCGCGACATCATCAATAAAGGCTTAACCAATGAGGAACTGCTGCGGGGCGTGAAAACTGCCTACGAGCAGGGCTGGGATCGGGTCAAGCTGTATTTCATGATTGGGCTGCCGGGGGAAACGGATGCCGACGTGCTGGGCATTGCCGAAACAATGCGCTGGCTCCAGCGGGAGTGTCGGCTGAAGGGGCGCAAGCCGCTGGGCTTTAATGTGACGATTTCCAACTTTACGCCCAAGCCCCACACGCCGTTTCAGTGGCATTCGGTGTCTACGGCAGAATTTGAGCGTAAGCAAAGGCTGTTGCAGCAGGAATTTCGCACGATTCGTGGGGTGAAGGCGAATTTTACCGATGTGCGGATTTCGGCGATGGAGGATTTTGTCGGGCGGGGCGATCGCCGCTTGGGGGCCGTTGTGCGTCGCGCTTGGGAACTGGGCGCCCGCGAAGATTCCTGGTGGGAGAGCCTGGAGCGGGCCTTTGGGGCCTGGACGGAGGCGATCGCCGAAGCCGGACTCACCTGGAAATATCGCCAGGTCGAAAGCGGCGAATGGAACCTATTCGATAGCGCCGCCGATGCTTCGGAACTCCCCGCCCCAGACTACAGCGCCCCCCTGCCCTGGGATCACATCGACACAGGCATCAGCAAAACTTGGCTCCAGGAAGACCTGCGCCGCGCCCTAGAAGCGTCCACCATTCCCGACTGCTCCTTCGACGGTTGCTCCCACTGTGGCGTGTGTGGGGCAGACTTTGGACATAACGTGGTCGTGCCGCCGCCGCCAATTCCCCAGTTCCAGCATCACTTTACGCCCGAAACCCACCGCGCCCAGCGGCTACGGGTGCGCTACGGCAAACTGGGCAGCATGGCGCTGATTGGTCATTTAGATTTGTTGCGCTTGTTTGACCGAGCCATTCGTCGAGCCGCTCTGCCGATTGCCTACACAGGCGGCTTCCACCCCAGCCCCCGGATCATGGTGGCCAGTGCCCTGCCTTTGGGGTCTACCAGCACGGGCGAGGTCGTCGATTTCGATCTGACGCGAATCCTGGAACCCGCCGAGTTTCTGGAAAAACTATCGGCCCAACTGCCCCCCGACGTGCCGCTGTATGGCGTGGAGGCGATCGCCCCCGACGGTCCCACCGCCACCCAGCAGCTTGACCAAGCAGAATATACCCTGGCGATCGCCCTCTCCGCCGATGCGCCCCCAATGCTCTTGCCCCAGCAGCCTGCCCAGTGGTTGCAAGAAATCTTGACCGCCCGTGAACTCTGGTACGACCAAACCACGAAATCAGGCAAGGTGCAGCAAATCAACTTGCGCGATCGCCTTAGCGAACTGGATCTGCTGCCCCCTGAGCGCTATCCGGCATCCATCGCTGCCGTCCTGAAAGAGGCTGACCCCAACCAGGCCTTTGCCGTTCGCTACGTCGGCAGTTGCCGCAACGACGGTACGCTCCTCCGCCCAGAACACCTCCTTCACCTGCTAGAACAAGCTAGCCAGCAGCCGATGCAGATTCTCCACAGCCACCGCGATCGCCTCATGTTCTAG
- a CDS encoding Rne/Rng family ribonuclease, with amino-acid sequence MSKQIIIAEQHRIAAVFSGDQIQELIVATGSHQVSDIYLGIVENVLPGIDAAFVNIGDSERNGFIHVSDLGPLRLKKAAAPITELLVPQQKVLVQIMKEPTGNKGPRLTGNISLPGRYLVLMPSGRGVNLSRRIRNENERNRLRALAILVKPAGMGLLVRTEAEGVPEEAIIEDLEALQKQWEAIQLEAANTRPPCLLNRDDDFIQRVLRDVYSADVNRIVVDSHTGAKRVKQHLMNWSGGKAPVGVLIDHHRERTPILEYFRVNAAIREALKPRVDLPSGGYIIIERTEALTVIDVNSGSFTRSATARETVLWTNCEAAAEIARQLRLRNIAGVIVVDFIDMDSHRDKLQVLEQFNKALRADKARPQIAQLTELGLVELTRKRQGKNIYELFGKACPTCGGLGHVVHLPGDTEEGAVPAEAPRTFPAAHESRAVQLREPWDAPELDFGSPALAEQQELDLTNHPSYQDRNRVDNRRRRRSRPPRSGEPVMRGNGGRSPDLEADTDTPVALEELPVLNGSTPTPGKESREGREGRSEKPERGGRGRRERAAAEPQQVITVEMTPEEQEIYALMGVSPLVLAPEPVKDPKTTVVMVALPGQGRQGGNSTASGTTSGTTPGTTSANGSGFSTALLEKDESAPMPDPILKSAAPVEPVAHAESLPPEAAIALDSPDPEDGDAAGDSSAPSRRRRRRRSSVSADESAS; translated from the coding sequence ATGTCAAAACAAATTATTATTGCCGAGCAGCATCGAATCGCCGCCGTCTTTTCAGGAGACCAAATTCAAGAGCTAATTGTTGCAACAGGTAGCCACCAGGTCAGCGACATTTACCTGGGCATTGTGGAGAATGTCTTGCCGGGGATTGATGCTGCCTTTGTGAACATTGGAGACAGCGAGCGCAACGGCTTTATCCATGTGTCTGACCTTGGCCCGCTCCGCCTCAAAAAAGCGGCCGCCCCCATCACCGAACTGCTCGTGCCCCAGCAAAAGGTGCTGGTGCAAATTATGAAAGAGCCGACCGGCAATAAAGGACCCCGGCTCACCGGAAACATCAGCTTGCCTGGACGCTATCTGGTATTGATGCCCTCTGGACGGGGCGTGAATCTGTCTCGTCGAATTCGCAATGAAAACGAGCGAAATCGCCTGCGGGCCTTGGCGATTTTGGTAAAACCAGCGGGTATGGGGCTATTGGTGCGAACCGAAGCGGAAGGCGTGCCAGAAGAAGCCATTATCGAAGATCTGGAAGCGCTGCAAAAACAGTGGGAAGCTATTCAGCTAGAAGCCGCCAATACCCGTCCGCCCTGTCTGCTGAATCGAGATGATGATTTTATTCAGCGGGTGCTGCGGGATGTCTACAGCGCTGATGTAAACCGCATTGTGGTGGACTCTCATACGGGGGCAAAGCGCGTTAAACAGCATTTGATGAACTGGAGCGGCGGTAAGGCTCCAGTCGGCGTGTTGATTGACCACCACCGCGAACGCACGCCCATTCTGGAATATTTTCGGGTGAATGCGGCGATTCGCGAGGCGCTAAAGCCGCGAGTAGACTTGCCTTCTGGCGGATACATCATCATCGAGCGCACCGAAGCGCTGACGGTGATTGACGTGAACTCTGGCTCCTTTACCCGCTCTGCGACGGCGCGAGAAACCGTACTGTGGACGAACTGCGAGGCGGCAGCAGAAATTGCCCGCCAACTCCGGCTTCGCAACATTGCCGGGGTGATTGTGGTGGACTTTATCGATATGGATTCCCACCGAGACAAACTCCAGGTTTTGGAGCAGTTTAACAAGGCGCTGCGGGCTGATAAGGCCCGGCCCCAAATTGCTCAGCTAACGGAACTGGGACTGGTGGAGCTGACCCGGAAGCGCCAGGGGAAAAATATTTACGAATTGTTTGGAAAGGCGTGTCCAACCTGCGGCGGGTTGGGGCATGTGGTGCATTTGCCCGGAGATACCGAAGAGGGGGCTGTGCCTGCTGAAGCGCCCCGCACATTCCCCGCTGCTCATGAATCGCGGGCGGTGCAGTTGCGGGAGCCTTGGGACGCTCCGGAGTTAGACTTTGGCTCTCCGGCGCTGGCAGAGCAGCAGGAGCTAGATCTGACCAACCACCCCAGCTATCAAGACCGCAACCGAGTTGATAACCGCCGCCGCCGCCGGAGTCGCCCGCCCCGCTCTGGTGAGCCTGTGATGCGCGGGAATGGGGGGCGATCGCCCGACCTTGAGGCGGATACAGACACGCCCGTTGCGCTTGAAGAACTGCCCGTGCTGAACGGCTCCACGCCAACCCCAGGGAAAGAGAGCCGAGAGGGGCGAGAAGGGCGCTCAGAAAAGCCGGAGCGGGGTGGACGCGGGCGACGAGAGCGAGCCGCTGCAGAGCCACAGCAGGTGATCACGGTTGAGATGACCCCAGAGGAGCAAGAGATTTATGCGCTGATGGGGGTTTCGCCGCTGGTGTTGGCACCGGAACCTGTGAAAGATCCAAAGACAACGGTGGTGATGGTTGCGCTGCCGGGACAGGGGCGACAGGGGGGCAACTCGACGGCTTCTGGCACAACTTCTGGTACAACCCCTGGCACAACTTCTGCTAATGGCAGTGGGTTCTCTACCGCCCTGCTCGAAAAAGACGAATCTGCACCAATGCCAGACCCTATTCTGAAATCTGCTGCGCCCGTTGAACCTGTGGCACATGCAGAAAGCTTGCCCCCCGAAGCCGCGATCGCCCTGGACAGCCCCGACCCTGAGGACGGCGATGCGGCTGGGGATAGCAGCGCCCCTAGTCGTCGTCGCCGCCGTCGCCGCTCGTCTGTGTCAGCCGACGAGTCGGCCTCCTAG
- a CDS encoding ribonuclease HII, which produces MAAELIAGVDEVGRGALFGPVVAAAVILPESAAAELAALGVTDSKLLSPVQRDRLVEQVPRLAMDCRIGVASVREIDRLNILQASLLAMRRAIARLSPQPDLCLVDGNQRIPGLPIPQQPIIKGDQTCLAIAAASILAKVWRDRLIVRLSARYPHYDLATNKGYGTAAHRLALQTYGCTSQHRRSFKPCQLDALPVQQRLDVGS; this is translated from the coding sequence ATGGCAGCCGAGCTAATCGCGGGCGTGGATGAGGTCGGGCGGGGGGCGCTGTTTGGGCCCGTGGTGGCCGCCGCCGTGATCTTGCCAGAAAGTGCCGCTGCTGAGCTGGCTGCCCTCGGCGTGACGGACAGCAAGCTCCTGTCGCCTGTGCAGCGCGATCGCCTGGTGGAACAGGTGCCTCGTCTTGCGATGGATTGCCGGATTGGCGTTGCCTCGGTGAGGGAAATCGATCGCCTCAATATTTTGCAGGCATCGCTATTGGCCATGCGTCGGGCGATCGCTCGCCTCAGTCCGCAGCCAGATCTGTGCCTAGTGGATGGCAACCAGCGCATTCCTGGCTTGCCCATTCCCCAGCAGCCGATCATCAAGGGCGACCAGACCTGTTTGGCGATCGCCGCCGCCAGCATCCTCGCCAAAGTTTGGCGCGATCGCCTGATTGTCCGTCTCTCGGCTCGATATCCCCACTACGACCTGGCCACCAATAAGGGATACGGCACGGCGGCCCATCGGCTAGCGCTCCAAACCTACGGCTGTACATCCCAGCATCGCCGCAGCTTCAAGCCCTGCCAGTTGGATGCGTTGCCAGTTCAGCAGAGGCTCGATGTCGGCTCTTGA
- a CDS encoding DUF1997 domain-containing protein, whose amino-acid sequence MQTRFSASQSVELKVPEQPIPIQHYLRQPHRLITALVDSSRVEALGGDRFRLKMRPITFLTLSLQPTVDIDIWNDAEGGITLRSAGSEILGVDYINERFHLDLLGQLMPVQTRYGTRLLGQANLQVEVGLPPALWVTPRPLLEATGNGLLRSVLGTIKQRLMHQLLVDYENWVRAQLAEPARAPLSFAPDLAAD is encoded by the coding sequence ATGCAGACTCGTTTCTCCGCCTCCCAATCGGTCGAACTCAAGGTTCCTGAGCAGCCGATTCCAATTCAGCACTATTTGCGTCAGCCCCATCGGTTGATCACGGCGCTGGTTGACTCTAGCCGGGTTGAAGCACTGGGGGGCGATCGCTTTCGTCTCAAAATGCGCCCGATTACGTTCCTCACGCTCAGCCTCCAGCCCACGGTGGATATTGACATCTGGAATGACGCAGAAGGCGGCATTACGCTGCGGTCGGCGGGCAGCGAGATCTTGGGTGTGGACTACATCAATGAGCGGTTTCATCTCGATCTGCTGGGGCAACTGATGCCTGTGCAAACTCGCTATGGAACTCGGCTGCTGGGTCAAGCGAATTTGCAGGTCGAGGTCGGGCTGCCGCCTGCGCTCTGGGTCACGCCCCGCCCCTTGCTGGAGGCAACTGGAAACGGGCTGCTGCGGAGCGTTTTGGGCACGATCAAGCAGCGGCTCATGCATCAGCTTTTGGTGGACTATGAAAACTGGGTCAGGGCGCAACTTGCAGAACCGGCCCGCGCTCCACTTTCCTTCGCACCAGATTTAGCAGCAGACTAA